One segment of Brassica napus cultivar Da-Ae chromosome C3, Da-Ae, whole genome shotgun sequence DNA contains the following:
- the LOC125583223 gene encoding uncharacterized protein LOC125583223, translating into MSSTTSSGLWKTRIELSNHKKEVDEIERLVFGTEIEQFEHLIVATAEAKIVEEADKMVEAKISKRVDQTLKEVKLEDTTEVEQSPYDKLPFPQWVLTKAQKKVISKFRIDLSDIGLKLPAISGMREAHVQMMLIKDIVDHQAEVVELLNISTLKLDPPVTPKSLPKLESQGKFTLSCSIGKLTFDDALSLEIEHMEPDTSSLTFGDSSSTTPIGLIKDFPLKIGSYTIPIDLTVLKMATEKRVPLILGTPFLTTSPLDVEYCGTITCGNPSIEKIKDAVVEEVSRATKAAHDKKATRTHQLQDDPTKLQEPLSQVLTITLEGGKDPPSPLST; encoded by the exons atgagctcaacaacaagttcagggcTTTGGAAaacca GGATTGAATTGAGTAACCACAAGAAAGAGGTAGATGAAATTGAAAGATTGGTGTTTGGAACTGAGATTGAACAGTTTGAGCATCTGATTGTAGCAACAGCTGAGGCAAAGATTGTGGAGGAAGCTGACAAAATGGTTGAAGCAAAGATTTCGAAGAGAGTTGACCAGACGCTGAAAGAGGTCAAGCTAGAGGACACCACTGAGGTTGAGCAGTCACCCTATGACAAGCTCCCATTTCCACAATGGGTCCTCACCAAAGCTCAGAAGAAGGTGATTTCCAAGTTTAGAATAGACCTAAGTGATATTGGACTTAAGCTTCCAGCGATTTCGGGTATGCGTGAGGCTCATGTCCAAATGATGCTCATCAAGGACATTGTAGACCACCAAGCAGAAGTAGTAGAGCTTCTCAACATCTCAACATTGAAACTTGATCCACCAGTCACACCAAAGTCTCTCCCTAAACTAGAATCCCAAGGGAAgttcaccttgtcttgctccatTGGTAAGCTCAcctttgatgatgctctt agtcttGAGATTGAACACATGGAGCCAGATACTTCCTCTCTCACGTTTGGGGATTCCTCTTCTACTACCCctattggtctcatcaaggacttccctttgaagattggaTCTTACACTATCCCTATAGACCTCACTGTCTTGAAGATGGCCACTGAAAAGAGAGTTCCATTGATCCTGGGCACACCATTCCTTACTACT TCTCCACTGGACGTTGAGTATTGTGGAACCATCACTTGTGGAAACCCCTCCATTGAGAAGATCAAGGATGCAGTGGTT GAGGAGGTGAGTCGAGCCACAAAGGCTGCTCATGACAAGAAGGCCACAAGGACTCATCAACTCCAAGATGATCCAACCAAGCTTCAAGAGCCTCTCTCTCAGGTCCTCACCATCACTCTTGAAGGTGGGAAGGATCCTCCTTCTCCACTTTCCACTTGA